DNA from Nitrospira sp.:
AGTCTGGCTTACTTGAGCCTGGAAGGGATGTTGAAAGCTTCTCCCGGCAGCCCGGGGCAGTATTGCAATGCCTGTTTCACCGAGCAGTACCCCATCTCCTTTACCCGCGCGGAAGAACTCCAATTGGGACTTTTCGAATCCTCGCGCTGAATCTTCCCTGCCGGTTCTTTTGTCTGTAGGAAGGTCGGATCGTCAGGACTTCTCGATGCGCCTTGCTACACTGGCCGACGTGGCCCAGGTCGGGAAATATCGGTTGATCATCCGCACCAGAGGAGTAGTGCAGTCGATCCGTCTTGCGTTGCACCATGGTAAGCCTTCCTCGGTTGTTGAACTGGTTGACCGGTAAACCGGTCGCGAGGAGCTTGGCTCAAGGGAAACTGTTTTTTGCGTGACTTGACACTCTATCGGTTTGCCCGCTGATATGGCCTCCCGGTACAATTCCGCTGCGGGGTGATGAAGCTCAACCAGCAGCTTGAAGGCCATATCTGGTTGATGTTGGACGGGCAGGAGTTTCTGGAGCCCTCTCCATACTGGCGATCCTTCGCCGTGACGGTCGCATTTCCCCATACTCCTTTGACTCATACCGCTCAGCCGTCCGGTTTCCCGGAAGTCTGATTCCTCGCGCTCCCGTTCGTTTCCCGTCACATTCTCTGCTCGCCGTCGTTTTCGTTCGTGTGCAAGCCAGGCAGAAGTCAGGGCTCCCCCAAAGGGAGGTGTCGTCCAACCTCACTGGGAATAGAGAAAAGGGCCGCCACGACGATACCTTCGCCGCTGCATGGCGACGATCAAGGGCATCGATCTTCCGGCGATCGAAGCTAATTAGAGAACATCTGAATCGGGAGGTTCCCATGGCTGTCACAACTCACCTGCGGAGTGTGCGCACTGGCTCCTTGTCCTCCCGCGTGGTCTGGAGTTGCAGTGGTTGGTAACGCCGCTCATGGAGAGTCGGCAAGCGAAGGCGGAGAACTGACATGGGACAGCAATTGAAGTCGATGGCCACGGGCTGGAAGCTCTCTCATCTCTTGCGCCTGTCGCCTAAGGGAACGGGACCATCATTCGGTCTGTCCCAGATGCACCGTGAGGGACGCCTGCTCGTGCTCTGTGCTCGAACGACGATGAACGAATTTATTCGGGTGGAAGTGGCGGACCTGGCCGGTGAGATTGCCGATTGGGAATTGGTCTGGCGACTATCGAAGGATCACGGAGTGGCGCCGCTGGTATACCGCAATCTGGTTGCGATTTGTCCGGCAGAGGTGCCTTCCACCGTTCACGAGGCCTTTCGCAGGCACATTCAGGCGAACGCACTGCTGAACACATTGCAGGCTAAAGAACTCGTGGCGGTGCTCGATGCGTTGGCGGCGAAGGGAGTCCATGCCATTCCCTTCAAAGGCGTGACGCTTGCCCAGACCGCCTACGGCGATCTCGGTTTGCGTGAATGTGCCGACTTGGATTTGATCGTCGATCGAGGGTCGATTCCTCAGGCCAGGCAGGTGCTGTGGTCGCAGGGGTACCAACTTACCAGCCAGGATATGGGGGAGGGCCAGGAGTCCGATGAGCCCTGTCATTTTTTTCAAAAAAAGAACGGCATTGTCGCCGTGGATCTCCAGTGGATCATGGCCCGCCGCCATTTCGGGTTCCGTCTCGATCGAAGCGTGTTTTGGAGTCGATTGAAGCCGGTTCACCTACCCGCCAAAACGGTGATGGGACTCTGTCCGGAAGATCTGTTGATTCTTCTCTGTGTGCATGGATCGAAACAGGCATGGGGACAGTTGAAGTGGATCTGCGATGTGGCCGAATTGGTGCGTCGACGTCAGGCATTGGATTGGAGCCGTGTGTTGTTCCAGGCCGATGAATGGGGTTGTCGTCGGCTTGTGTTGTTGGGCCTGGCGATGGCCAAAAGTTTGTTCGACATCGTGCTGTCTCGTGCCGTACTTCGAGAGATTGACGAGGATCCGGATATTCCTGTGCTCGTGCAGTACATGCCGAAACAGCTGTTGAAGAATCCCTGGCAGGGCATCGATGAAGACTGTGTGGAAGCCCTGTACTTTACGCTCAAAGATTCTCGTCGGGAACGGTGGAAGTTTGGTCTGGCCCTGTGCCGGACCGAGGCGAGGGTGATCGCCAGGCCGTTGCCCTGGTTCCGGTTCCAGCGGAGGCTTCGCATGCTGGTTGCTTGCCTCAAGCCGTTCCATAGGATTGCGGTGAAGTATGTTCCGTCCGTTCGTATACGTCGGGCCGTCGTGCGTTGGTTGCAGAGTCCCGGTTGACGGCTGGTTCCCACCACGAAGGGCAGGTCTTCGTCAATGTCTAATTTTTACCCAGCCTGAGTGGTTGCTCCCGAAAAAATTCGCGTGCTAGGATGGCTCCAATAATAAGGCTGTCGACGGATGACGACCGGCCTTGGATCGGCGCAGTTTCCTCATGCGATTGTTCGTCTTCAGGAAGGAGGCTCCGATGAAACGAGTTCTGCTGGCTGGTGCCATTCTCCTGGCACCCTTGTGGGCGACCCAACTTCTCTTGGCCGCAGGATTTTTCAAGGTGGGTGAAAGGGCCCCGACCTTTGCCCTGACGTCGGTCACGGGTGATGCCGTTTCGCTTGATCACTTGAAAGGGAAGGTGGTCGTACTGGGACTCTTCCATATCTGTGATCCCTGCATGGTGCAAGGGACCAATTTGCAAAAGGTTCATGAAGCCATGGTCGGTAAAAACGTCGCGGTTGTCGGCATCAATTCATCGGGGAATTCCAAACGGGACGTCGGTGAGTTTTTGAGCGCATTTCCGGTTAAAGTGACCTATCCCTACCTGCTCGACCCGAACAAGACCACCGATAAGCTGTACGGCGGCGGGAAGTTCATTCCCAACGTCTATGTGATCGACCAGCAGGGTGTGATCAAGTGGCAACGGGTGGGCAATATGGAACTGGCCGGCGCCGAGGTGATCATCCAAGAAGTGGAAAAATTGTTGGCCTCTGCGCCTGCCGCGGGCGCCGGATCTATGTAATCGGGAGAAGAGGTTCTATGGACGAGTGGGACGAGGGCAAGCAGAAGTTTCTTGAAGTGGTTCGGGGCATTGACGGGGCCGTTGAGGTGGTGATTCCGACGAAGCCGACGAACAGCATGTTTCTCATTTCCCTGACGAAGGGCCCGAATCGGAAATTCATCACCGTGCCGGAAGACGACATTATCGATTTGCCCACGGAGACCGGAATACGCAGCAGGGTCACAAAGACCGTCCAGGATGCGGTGGCAGGTCTCTAATTCCGAAAGGCTGAGGTACAGGACGTGAAAGCGCTTCTCCCCGGGATCTGGCAATGGTCCTGGTACTCCGAAGAGAAACAGCTCGACTTTAACGGATTGTTTCTTCACGTCGGCGAGCACAAGATCGTCATAGATCCTCCGCCGATGACGGCCGAAGCCGGCACGTTCATTCGCCGCCAGGGTGCCCCGGATTACATCATCGTCACTAATCGCGACCATGTCCGCGAGGCGGCGACCTATCAGACTGAATTCCGTTGCCAGTTGCAGGTGCCGGACAACGATGCCCCACAAATGGATCTGAAGCCGACCAAGACCTTCAAGGACGGCGAGCTTTTACCCGGCGGCATTTGGGTGATTCAGCTCACGGATCAGAAATCTCCCGGTGAATCGGCCTTGTTCATTCAACAGGGGAACGGAGTGCTGATCGTCGGTGATGCGCTCATCGGCAAGCCGGCTGGTGCGTTGAGTCTCCTGGCACCGGAAAAATACAGTGATGCGGCAAAGGCGAAGGAGGGGCTCAGGCGTTTGTTGAAATATAACTTCGACTCGATTCTTGTCGGCGACGGCGCGAGCATTCTCACCGGAGCGAAACAAGCGGTGGAGCGCGCGCTGCAGGCGTAGGACACGATGCCTCTTCGAAACGGACTCTCAGAAGAACTCAACCGCCAGGGCAACGAACATTTTGCGCGCGGGCATTACACGGATGCCTATGCCTGTTACGCCAAAGCCTTGGAGTGTGACCGTTTGACGGGCGATCAGCGGGCGTTGAGCGCCACTCTGGGTAACCTCGGCAACATTTGTGCGGTGAGCGGTCGTCGCGAGGCGGCGCAGAATTATTATCAAGAGGTGTTGGAGTTGCAGAAAGTGCTGGGCGACGAAAAGGGCATCGGCACGACCTTGGCCAATCTGGGGAATCTCCGCGCCGACGCCGGTGAATGGGATCGCGCCAGGGCCTATTACCTCGAGGCGCTCGACATCATGAGCCGCGTGCATGACGAAATGGGGAAGGCGGTATTGTTCTCGGATTTGGGGTTGGTGGCGCGTGAGACCGGGCAATTCGACGAAGCCATCCGTCACTACGAACAGTCCTTGGTGCTGATGCGCCGCCTCAACAATCAGGGCGGCGTGGCCGATGCGTGGCGGATGATGGGGCGAACCTTCGCCATCCAAAAACGCTATGATGATGCCATCGCCTGCTGCCATACCAGCCAGTCGATCGCCGAGCGGAACCGTGATGAATTGCGTACCGGGGGAGCCCGGTATGTGTTGGCGCAATGTTATGAAGACCTGGGTCAATTGAAGATGGCGCTTGATTTGTTGGAGCAGGTCGTGCGTATGGACCGTAAGTATGATCTTCCAAAGCTGGCCGAAAATACCGCGCGGCTTGAACTGCTTCGCGCCCGGCTGGCGGCAGAGGAGCCGGCTCCCCAACCCCGGCAGTCTCACGCATGAATACCGCCGCCCTTCCGTCATGGGACCAGACGAGGTCCCGTCTGCTTGCGACCGTCCCGCAATTTTATGAACTGGAACCGGGTGGAGCCCTCGCTCTCGATCTCGGGGACGACGGGTGGTTGCTGGAGGTCCGGCCGGACGGGCAACTCCTCTGTCAGCACGGAATCGCCATGGATGATGTGAAGAGCCTGATGTGCGACGGGACGACGGAGGATCTTGGAACCGACGAAGTGGCGAAGCAGGCGAAGTATTTTCTTGGTCCGGCAGTGTCCAAAATGCGACCGGCCCTCCTCAAGGCCGGTTTCGCGGAACAGACGGATATGAATGACGACTATGTCGCCATTACCTTCCTCAAGGGGCTGGACTTTCAGCGGCCTGACGAGGTCATGGCCTCCGTGCGTTGGTGTCAGAACCTCTTCAGCAACCGGGCCTAGCACGAAGTGGATGGCACCGGCCTGTTCGTGACAGCCTCTCCCATCACCAACATCGAATCCTTCCGCGATGTGTTGGTGGCCTATCGGTTGCCCCGGGTCATTCTGACCGCGCTTGAATTGGATCTCTTCACCACGCTGGCCGGTCGAACCAGGACGGTTGCACAGTTGGCCCGGATCCTCGACGTGAGCGAACGCGGGCTGGACATCCTCTGCCGGAATCTTGCGACCTGTGGACTGTTGAAGAAACGTGGAGGAGCCTATTGCAACAGTCCCTTCGCTGCGATGGGGTTGAATGCGAAGCATCCCAAGTATCGGGGCGCCTATGTAGACTTGCTGAAGAATCAGTGGGCGGATTGGTCGAAACTGACTGAGACCGTGCGAAGCGGGCGGCCCGTCGATCATGATGAACCGGAAGCACAAGGGTATCGACGGCAGTTTACCTGGGCCATGCACCATCGCTCCATCGATGTGGCAGCCAGAATCGCAGGACAGATGGATTTGAGCCGGGCGAGAGCTTTGTTGGATCTCGGCGGGGGACCTGGGACCTATGCGATGGCGTTTCTAGCGCGTCATCCAAAACTGAAGGCCACCGTATGTGATCGTGCGGAAGCGTTGGAAGTGGCCAAGGAGATTGCCGCCAAACATAAGGCACGGAAGAGACTGTCCTACCTGCCGTTGAACTTCATGGACGAGCCGCTTTCCGGCCAGTACGATGCGGTATGGTATTCCAATGTGCTCCATATCTATTCGCCGGAGGAAAATCAGGCGTTGTTTCGCCGAATTCTTCCGGCACTGACTCCCGGTGGGCGATTGATCATCCAAGATGCGTTTCTTCATGGTCGAGAGGGATTGTATCCACAAGAAGCGAGCCTCTTTGCCGTGAGTATGTTGCTGTTCACGGAACGGGGCAACACCTATTCATTGCGCGAGACAGCCCGGTGGCTGCATGAGGCGGGATACGTCAAGATCAGACCGATCAAGATGAAGAAGGGAACCGAGGATTGGGATGGGGGCCTCTTGGAGGCCGTTCGTCCGGCGGAGCGGTAAGGACGCAACGACCGCCGAGGATCATGATCAAGAAGTTCAGCAGGCTGCTCACCACAGTGAATGCCAGAATCGCAGGTCCGGGGGAAGGCCGGCTGGCTTCTTGGACGATCGTGGCGAGGTCGAGCGCCAGGGCAATCGTGCCGTACATCACCGCTGCCATCATGATCCATTGCTGACGGATTAGGGCAAGTCCTCCCGCCAACAGCGCCGGCAGTCCGAAAAGAAATCCCAGCAGCAGGCCGTGTTGGATGGGTGAAAGCGGCGAGGCCGACCCGACCATGAGCAGGATGGCTTCCACCGCGATCAGTGCGACGAGTAGGGCGATGACTGGACGCGACGCACCCATGGCGGCACTATAACTGCCGCTCCGGTTCCCCGCAAGTTGCCTTGTTCCCACAGGGTTCGTGATGATAGGCTGAGTTCCATCGGTGTCGTCATGGTGGACCATCCTACGCCCACTCAACATTCCTGCACGGTCATTTACGACGGAGCCTGCCGATTCTGCGTCAAGAGCAAGGAAGGGATCGAACGGTTGTCGCGGTCCGACCAACCCGCTTCCGTCAGATTCGTTCCCTATCAAAGCCTGGAGGCACAACAGGCCCTTGGCTCTGAGTACCGGCCTGGTCGTCCCGACGCGGCCTATCTGGTCGGCGCAGACGGCCGGATACGCAAAGGGTTGGACGCTTTTATCCCCTTACTCCCGGGGCTTCCCGGCGGCCGGCTGTTGGTAACCCTTCTTACCAGACCTGCTTTCAAGCCGATAGCCGACCGGCTCTACGAATTCGTTGCGCACAATCGTTACCGCTGGTTCGGTGCCGTGCCTCTGAAACCGCTCTAGGCACCAGACCTTCCCGCCTGCGTTCCGAGACCAAGTCGATATTCCACTATGGCCACACTTTTGAGGGGAGGGCCTGGGCCGCTGAGTCATTTACTGCGCGGTGGGGAGAGGGGGAGAATCCGCCTCACAACAGGGAGGCACAAGTGGCCCTTTACCTACTTCGAAAGACAGTCGCAGGTCTGGTGCTCGGGGGGACGCAGCACGAGAACGTGAAGAAGTCCGATCTTGGGTCGGAGCGGAGGAACCAGAAGCTGACGGTGTGGCTGGTGGTGGCAGGCTTTCTTGCCCCGATCCCCTCCACTGCGGCCCCGCACCAGTTCTCGTCTCGGACCGTCCTCCCTTTTCTGGTGGATAGTTTCCCCGCAGCACAACTGCCGGCTGAACATTCTGCTGTGTTGGCCGCCGGGTTTGGGTTTCAGGCGGCCGGATCGTCGATGATTACGATTCGTACCTATGATGCGCCAACGGGAGCCATTTTGTCGGAGGATTCATTCGATGTGAATATCAAGGAAGAGGGCGCCGCCGAGCATGATGGGAATAAGGGACGAATTTTCGCCGGAGGAATCGGAACCGATGCGAAGGGGAAGTCGGCATTCATGCTGAGGGTGTATGACGCGGAAACCGGGCGGTTTCTCTGGGAAGGGCAATTGAATTTGCTGAAGGGAGGGGAAGGAGGGATGGCGAAGACCAGCGCCATGATCATTCCTCGCAACCCCTCGATGGCTCGAATCTCAAACTCCTCACCGAAAGATCTCCAAACCCTGTTCTCCGTGCGTGCCGTCAATCCCGTCACCGGTGGATTGGTCTGGCAGGATCAATTTGCTCCCGGCATTCGGAAGCGAGCGGGGGTGGAAGGGGTGTTGTTCGATGCTCCGAGCGTGAGACGGGTCGGCGACCCCATCGGGCATGTCTTCGATTTGGTCGTGCGGACCTACGATCGCGCGTCAGGAACGTTGCTGTGGGAAGATTCATTCGAGCAACTCGATCGGATTGAAGATCAGCCGAACGAGTCGAGCGACAACGATGCCCATCCCCAGGCGATTCCCCTGTGGAATAGTAATGGAGCGGAGAGAGTGTCCCTGTATGGGACGGCGCTGCGATAGCGGTTAGGATTTCGGCTGGGCCAATGTGGCGCCGAGGCTGTCGGCCCATTGTTGCTGGAAGTGATCGTAGGACAGCAAGAGCCGGTCTTGCATGGCCGCGGCGATAGTTTGGCGGGCCTTCAGGTGGACGAGCACTTCATGGACCTTGTGCATGCCGAATCGTTCAATCAGATAATGCGTGGCGGTCGTCGCTTCCATGTAGGCGAGGCCAACCTTCTCGGCCGATAGGTTCTCCCAGCTCCCCTCCAGCGCCGTCAATGGAATCAGGTTGTGGTCCCCCCGCAGCACGCCTTTCAGTTCCTGCCAGGGATCTCCAGCCAGTTGCATGGCCAACCCTTCGTTGAGCCAGGTGGGAATCGCTCCGCCGGTTGTCCCCAATTCCTCGTGGACCAGGGCATGGACGAACTCGTGCCGAAGTACGCGGGTCAACCAGGCTCGGTCTGTTGCAGCTCCCTGCGTGGGGATTTGGATGCGTCCGAGGACCGGGTCGAACAGGCCGTCGGCCCAATTGGGACTCCCCGTGGCGCTTTGGAACTGATTTTTCGTGTGGAGGACGACAATGATCGGTTTTGAGGGGAAAAAATTGAACTTCTGGCCGACCTCTCGATAGGCCTCTTCGAGAATATCGAGGACCGTGGTCCAGGTCGTGGGATCGTCGCTGCCGTCATACTTGACCGTGAAGTGGATGCTGTTGCGAGCTGAAAGTTTCTCTTCGACCTTCTCGGCGCGCTGCACCTTCGTAGTGACCACCTTCAAGTAGGATAGAAGGCCGGGGTCTTTCTTGATGCGTTCCTTTGCCTGGATTAGATGTTTGCCGGCTTCTGTGAGTTGATCCCGCTCTTGGAGCAGATCCGCGAGGGCCACATGCGGAAAGGGCTCGTCCGGGACCAGGGTCATGACTTTCCTGAGGAATTCTTCGGTGAGCGCCGGGTCCCGGAGGCCCCAATAGGCATTAGCCAGGTTGAGGTGGGCCACCGGGTTTTGAGGGTCGAGGGAAACGGCTTTCTTAAAGGCCTTCATCGAAACTTCGGTTCCACCGGTTTTTTCCTGAAGGATGCCGAGGTTGTTCCACAGAATGGCGACATGTCGCTTGGTGGCCGATTCCGTCAAAAGCGACGACGGAAGTTCTTCCAGCTTCGTCTGCGCCAGGGTGACGTTGTGTTTCTCCAACTCTTCATGAATGGCACTGAGCAATTCGGAATGTCTCGGGACCGGAATGCTGACGGGATCGATCGTACGAGGCCGCTTCGTCTCAGCCGCGACCGGTTCCTGAGGCGGCGCGACGGGAGCAGAGGAGGCAGGGGGCGTGGCTTCGACGATGACCGGCGGGGCGGGAGACTGCGGCTCGTGGAAATAGCGGGGCTTCAGCCAGGTTTGATAAAAAATGAAGAGGCCGATCAGGACGGCAAGCGGTCCCAGAATGTGTTTGATGTTGCGTCGATACATGGGGCTCCCTCTGCATACCCTACGCAGAATCACTCTAACACCGAGTCGGGGGGGCACCAAGGAAAGTCACAAAACCAACGGCAACTCGGCCCTCCGGCCAGCCGTTTCGATAGCGGTGCCATCGTTGAGCAGCAGGCAGGGCTGTGGTACGATCCCGCCTCAGGATGCCACGTCCTGCCCCCCCCGACCCCCACGATTCGTTCCAGGCCTTCCTTCAACGTGTGACCAGACCGATTGAATTTGCCTGCCGCGATGCCTACGCTCACCTCGCGACGGTCAGGAATCTCGACCATTTCGTGTCAGAACAAGTGATTGCTGTCATGGGCGAGCGGATCTACCCGCGGGCGCTCGAAACCGACCTGCTGTCGCTCCGTAATCTGTTCGTCGATTTCCACACCCGCCTGACGCCCACCGAACAACAGGATCGGCTCAGGTCGGCGCTGGGGCTGCTCCGCCGTTTGCAGGGGAGGAAGCACACAAACCATTCACAGGACGTTATTCCCGCGGTGAGCCTGCCTGTGCCGCGATCGGCTCGTCCAGGCCCCGCTCGACCTCTGTGGGAATTGCCGATTCAGTTTGCGAAAGGGGTAGGGCCGAAACGAACCCTCCTGCTGGAGCGGCTGGGTATCCGGACGGTCGAGCAGGCGCTGTGGACCCTGCCCTGGCGTTATGAGGACCGTTCGGTG
Protein-coding regions in this window:
- a CDS encoding TPR domain protein encodes the protein MYRRNIKHILGPLAVLIGLFIFYQTWLKPRYFHEPQSPAPPVIVEATPPASSAPVAPPQEPVAAETKRPRTIDPVSIPVPRHSELLSAIHEELEKHNVTLAQTKLEELPSSLLTESATKRHVAILWNNLGILQEKTGGTEVSMKAFKKAVSLDPQNPVAHLNLANAYWGLRDPALTEEFLRKVMTLVPDEPFPHVALADLLQERDQLTEAGKHLIQAKERIKKDPGLLSYLKVVTTKVQRAEKVEEKLSARNSIHFTVKYDGSDDPTTWTTVLDILEEAYREVGQKFNFFPSKPIIVVLHTKNQFQSATGSPNWADGLFDPVLGRIQIPTQGAATDRAWLTRVLRHEFVHALVHEELGTTGGAIPTWLNEGLAMQLAGDPWQELKGVLRGDHNLIPLTALEGSWENLSAEKVGLAYMEATTATHYLIERFGMHKVHEVLVHLKARQTIAAAMQDRLLLSYDHFQQQWADSLGATLAQPKS
- a CDS encoding TPR repeat-containing protein — protein: MPLRNGLSEELNRQGNEHFARGHYTDAYACYAKALECDRLTGDQRALSATLGNLGNICAVSGRREAAQNYYQEVLELQKVLGDEKGIGTTLANLGNLRADAGEWDRARAYYLEALDIMSRVHDEMGKAVLFSDLGLVARETGQFDEAIRHYEQSLVLMRRLNNQGGVADAWRMMGRTFAIQKRYDDAIACCHTSQSIAERNRDELRTGGARYVLAQCYEDLGQLKMALDLLEQVVRMDRKYDLPKLAENTARLELLRARLAAEEPAPQPRQSHA
- a CDS encoding Thioredoxin-like: MKRVLLAGAILLAPLWATQLLLAAGFFKVGERAPTFALTSVTGDAVSLDHLKGKVVVLGLFHICDPCMVQGTNLQKVHEAMVGKNVAVVGINSSGNSKRDVGEFLSAFPVKVTYPYLLDPNKTTDKLYGGGKFIPNVYVIDQQGVIKWQRVGNMELAGAEVIIQEVEKLLASAPAAGAGSM